In Vibrio sp. STUT-A11, a genomic segment contains:
- a CDS encoding Rid family detoxifying hydrolase, whose amino-acid sequence MTNIISTSKAPLAIGPYVQGVNLGGMIMTSGQLPINPETKQMSEDVAEQTLQSLNNALAIIEEAGLSAKHIVKTTVFVKDLNDFPVVNKVYGDFFENHNASFPARSCVEVARLPMDAKVEIEVIATT is encoded by the coding sequence ATGACAAATATTATTAGTACTTCAAAAGCGCCTTTAGCTATTGGTCCATATGTTCAAGGTGTTAATTTAGGTGGCATGATCATGACCTCGGGTCAGCTTCCAATTAACCCAGAAACAAAACAGATGTCGGAGGATGTCGCTGAACAAACGCTGCAATCATTAAACAATGCTTTGGCCATCATCGAAGAGGCCGGGTTGAGCGCTAAGCACATTGTGAAAACAACCGTATTTGTTAAAGACTTAAATGACTTTCCTGTTGTTAACAAAGTTTACGGTGACTTTTTTGAGAATCACAACGCGTCATTCCCTGCTCGATCTTGCGTTGAGGTCGCTCGTTTACCCATGGATGCAAAAGTGGAAATTGAAGTGATAGCAACGACATAA